One segment of Capnocytophaga sp. oral taxon 878 DNA contains the following:
- a CDS encoding bile acid:sodium symporter family protein yields the protein MKKNAFLILLVGMVLLGYVLPYREEYNAYFNLGTFIDWGIVLIFLLYGLKLNLREVVNDIKNWKLHLLVQLATFVLFPLLVLLFYPLARGTAFGVLWLSVYFLACLPSTVSSSVVMVSIAKGNVPSAIFNASISGLIGILATPMLMQPFLEGNAAGGASQGTVIQQLLLKVLLPIVLGLALNRFCRGFIERYGKLIGKFDRLIILLIVYESFSAAFVNKVFGSVPLITFVIIAGAVVGLFFVVYEVLRWASGRLGFNRNDTITATFCGSKKSLVHGSLFMMVLGIPSENKVMFLLPIMLYHSFQLFYVSWLANRLAGSRR from the coding sequence GAATGCTTTTTTGATACTGCTGGTGGGGATGGTGCTGCTGGGGTATGTGTTGCCTTATAGGGAGGAGTACAATGCTTATTTTAACTTGGGGACGTTTATAGACTGGGGGATAGTGCTTATTTTTCTTCTGTATGGGCTGAAGCTGAACTTGCGTGAGGTGGTGAATGATATTAAGAACTGGAAGTTGCACCTCTTGGTACAGCTTGCGACCTTTGTGTTATTTCCTTTGCTAGTGCTTTTGTTCTACCCTCTTGCACGGGGTACTGCCTTTGGGGTATTATGGCTTTCGGTTTATTTTTTGGCGTGTTTGCCTTCGACGGTATCCTCATCGGTGGTGATGGTATCGATAGCGAAGGGGAATGTGCCTTCGGCTATATTTAATGCTTCGATTTCGGGGCTTATAGGTATTTTGGCTACGCCTATGCTGATGCAGCCTTTTTTGGAGGGTAATGCTGCTGGAGGGGCGAGTCAAGGGACTGTTATACAGCAGCTGTTGCTGAAGGTGCTGTTGCCTATAGTGCTAGGCTTGGCGCTGAATAGGTTTTGTAGAGGGTTTATTGAGCGTTATGGCAAGCTGATAGGGAAGTTTGACAGGCTTATTATTTTGCTTATAGTGTATGAAAGTTTTTCGGCGGCTTTTGTGAATAAGGTTTTTGGCAGTGTGCCGCTTATTACTTTTGTGATTATTGCGGGGGCTGTGGTGGGATTGTTTTTTGTGGTGTATGAGGTGCTGCGGTGGGCATCGGGGAGGCTTGGTTTTAACAGGAACGATACGATAACGGCTACTTTTTGTGGTTCGAAAAAATCATTGGTGCATGGTAGTTTGTTTATGATGGTGCTAGGGATACCGAGTGAGAATAAGGTGATGTTCTTGTTGCCGATTATGTTGTACCATAGTTTTCAGTTGTTTTATGTGAGTTGGCTTGCTAATAGGCTTGCTGGGAGTAGGAGATAG